From a single Solanum dulcamara chromosome 4, daSolDulc1.2, whole genome shotgun sequence genomic region:
- the LOC129886645 gene encoding probable methyltransferase PMT15, protein MAANLSHSLTSKFRKANLYYVAATIVLCCTFYVIGLWPQGGDVTSRQLSSTASILTTLPCNPSIKNTNPNYGSSISIDFTARHTADDFVPLSPSARVNHYPSCNPDWSEYTPCEDSKRSLKFDRNMLIYRERHCPEKNELLKCRIPAPFGYKQPFQWPESRDSVWYANVPHKHLTVEKAGQNWVRFKGDRFTFPGGGTMFPRGANAYIDDIGKLIKLKDGSIRTAIDTGCGVASWGAYLLSRDILPISFAPKDTHEAQVQFALERGVPALIGILATNRLPYPARAFDMAHCSRCLIPWGKYDGLYLIEVDRILRPGGYWILSGPPVNWQDHWRGWNRTADDLKAEQDQIESVARSLCWKKVTQRGDLAIWQKPTNHVHCKINRKVFRKPPFCLEQDPDKAWYTKIDACLSPLPEVSSVKDIAGGPLVNWPERLTAVPPRIASASIEGVTAEGFSEDTELWKKRVVHYKALDSQLAERGRYRNILDMNAWLGGFAAALVDDPVWVMNIVPAEAEINTLGVIYERGLIGTYQSWCEAMSTYPRTYDFIHANSVFTLYQDRCEMEDILLEMDRVLRPQGSVIFRDDVDVLVNVKSILDGLQWDSRMVDHEGGPHVREKLLIATKLYWTAPAPDQDKQ, encoded by the exons ATGGCGGCCAAtttgtcacactcccttacatCGAAATTCAGGAAAGCTAATCTTTACTACGTGGCTGCTACAATTGTtctctgttgcactttctatgtAATCGGACTTTGGCCTCAAGGTGGTGATGTAACTAGCCGTCAATTATCCTCAACTGCCTCCATCCTAACCACCCTACCATGCAACCCATCAATCAAAAACACAAATCCCAATTACGGTTCATCGATTTCCATCGACTTCACCGCCCGTCACACCGCTGATGACTTTGTACCACTCTCACCATCGGCGCGTGTAAACCACTACCCATCCTGTAACCCGGACTGGTCCGAGTACACCCCTTGTGAGGACTCGAAGAGATCACTGAAATTCGATAGAAACATGCTCATTTACAGAGAAAGGCATTGTCCCGAGAAGAATGAGTTGTTGAAGTGCAGAATTCCGGCGCCTTTTGGGTATAAACAGCCGTTCCAGTGGCCGGAAAGTCGTGATTCTGTATGGTATGCGAATGTTCCGCATAAACATCTTACGGTTGAGAAAGCTGGACAGAATTGGGTCCGGTTCAAGGGTGACCGGTTCACCTTCCCCGGCGGTGGCACCATGTTCCCACGTGGCGCCAATGCTTATATAGACGATATCGGAAAATTGATCAAGCTTAAAGATGGTTCCATTAGAACTGCCATTGATACCGGTTGTGGG GTTGCTAGCTGGGGTGCTTACTTGCTTTCTAGAGACATCCTTCCAATTTCATTTGCACCCAAAGACACACATGAAGCTCAAGTTCAATTTGCCCTTGAGCGAGGAGTTCCAGCATTGATTGGCATATTAGCTACTAATAGGCTACCTTACCCTGCAAGGGCATTCGATATGGCACATTGTTCTCGCTGTCTCATCCCTTGGGGAAAATATG ATGGGCTATATTTAATTGAGGTTGATCGAATTTTACGTCCTGGCGGATACTGGATCCTCTCGGGACCACCCGTTAACTGGCAAGATCACTGGAGGGGATGGAACAGAACAGCTGACGATCTGAAAGCAGAGCAAGATCAAATAGAGAGTGTTGCAAGAAGCCTATGCTGGAAGAAAGTAACTCAGAGAGGTGACCTAGCAATTTGGCAGAAGCCTACTAATCATGTGCATTGCAAAATTAACCGAAAGGTCTTCAGGAAGCCACCCTTTTGCCTGGAGCAAGATCCCGACAAAGCATG GTACACCAAGATAGATGCTTGTTTGAGTCCACTTCCTGAAGTGTCCAGCGTTAAAGATATCGCTGGAGGGCCACTGGTGAATTGGCCAGAAAGATTAACTGCGGTCCCTCCTAGGATTGCTAGTGCTAGTATAGAGGGAGTTACTGCAGAGGGCTTCTCTGAAGATACAGAATTGTGGAAGAAGAGAGTCGTCCACTACAAGGCCTTGGACAGTCAATTAGCAGAGCGTGGAAGGTACCGTAACATACTTGACATGAATGCTTGGCTGGGAGGATTTGCAGCTGCACTTGTTGATGATCCAGTTTGGGTCATGAACATTGTCCCCGCTGAGGCTGAAATCAATACCCTTGGAGTTATCTATGAACGTGGTTTAATTGGAACATACCAAAGCTG GTGTGAGGCAATGTCTACGTATCCAAGAACTTATGACTTCATACATGCTAATTCGGTCTTCACCCTCTACCAGGACAG ATGTGAAATGGAAGACATATTATTGGAAATGGACAGAGTATTAAGGCCACAAGGCAGTGTGATATTCCGAGACGACGTGGATGTTTTGGTAAATGTGAAGAGTATATTAGACGGACTACAATGGGATAGTAGAATGGTTGATCACGAAGGCGGTCCTCATGTTAGAGAAAAGCTTCTAATTGCTACTAAACTGTATTGGACAGCACCAGCACCTGATCAAGATAAACAATGA